In one window of Cydia fagiglandana chromosome 10, ilCydFagi1.1, whole genome shotgun sequence DNA:
- the LOC134668297 gene encoding uncharacterized protein LOC134668297: protein MSNFWQTEKVPEIYAEHTSEQQQCEKLFTETVKLEDNQFTVSLPLKIPIYDVNNTLGDSFGLALKRFYNLEKRFQKDQNLYEGYKDFIHEYLDLGHGSYVDISSYDLTKDPVYFMGHSAVLRPDAVSTKLRVVFDGSMLTSNKISLNNILMNGPTVQQELFDILLSFRVHKYFIACDIRRMFRNILVQKDQRSLQNILWRDTPNESLKCIQLNTVCYGMKSSSYLSTRCLNELATKFERQYPLASSAILNSTYVDDIIHTEDSLAKIVDTQTQLIELLAKGSFKLHKWAANDSSILANIPAEKQVVGELELNKDIKTLGLKLDIDSDSFKLSCPVSKNVPKTKRQILSYISQFYDPLGLAGPVFVQAKIIMQKLAQACTDWDSVPSPILLKEWLEFYNDLQTMKEIKIKRNVTVDNIQSAQLVAFGDASISAYGAAIYSLTSKHDLNPSDCLSRGVKPSELQSNQLWWCGPTSMSDPEYKFTDDSNNVPDNLPEIKHADGSKPNRPKWKAALPNIKVGALVILREIDTPPMTWPMARVTKVFPGQDGKIRALEVKKANANSNYKITPKESGPVHYNLQSLKILTFT from the exons ATGTCTAATTTTTGGCAAACAGAAAAAGTACCTGAAATATATGCGGAACATACATCTGAACAACAACAGTGCGAAAAATTGTTCACtgaaactgtcaaacttgaagACAATCAATTTACAGTTTCATTgccattaaaaatacctatctatGATGTGAACAATACATTGGGGGATTCATTTGGGTTAGCTCTCAAGAGATTTTATAATCTCGAGAAGAGATTTCAGAAGGATCAGAATTTGTATGAAGGTTATAAGGATTTCATACATGAATATCTCGACTTAGGTCATGGATCATATGTTGACATTTCCTCATATGATCTTACTAAAGATCCTGTGTACTTTATGGGACATTCAGCTGTTTTAAGGCCGGATGCAGTAAGTACCAAGCTCCGGGTAGTCTTTGATGGATCTATGTTAACGAGTAATAAGATATCattgaataatattttaatgaatgGACCAACTGTTCAACAGGAACTGTTCGACATACTGTTGTCATTTAGAGTGCACAAATATTTCATTGCTTGTGATATCAGGCGTATGTTCCGAAATATTTTAGTACAGAAAGATCAGCGATCTTTGCAAAATATTCTCTGGCGAGACACTCCTAATGAGTCACTAAAATGTATTCAACTAAACACAGTTTGCTATGGAATGAAGTCATCAAGTTATCTTTCAACAAGATGCTTGAACGAGCTGGCTACGAAATTCGAGAGGCAATATCCTCTAGCTAGTTCTGCAATACTAAACTCTACCTATGTAGATGACATCATTCATACAGAGGATAGTTTGGCAAAGATTGTTGACACTCAAACTCAATTGATAGAATTACTTGCTAAAGGTAGTTTTAAACTACATAAATGGGCAGCTAATGACTCTtcaattttggcaaatattCCAGCAGAGAAGCAGGTTGTTGGAGAACTGGAACTGAATAAGGACATCAAAACTTTAGGTTTAAAGTTAGATATTGACTCTGATTCTTTTAAACTTTCATGTCCAGTGTcaaaaaatgtccctaaaacaAAAAGACAAATTTTAAGTTACATAAGCCAATTCTATGACCCTTTAGGTCTAGCGGGACCCGTTTTTGTCCAAGCTAAAATCATTATGCAAAAATTGGCTCAGGCTTGTACCGACTGGGACTCAGTGCCCTCGCCTATTTTACTAAaagaatggcttgaattttacAATGATTTGCAGACAAtgaaagaaattaaaataaaacgaaatgttactgttGATAACATTCAGTCTGCTCAATTAGTAGCATTTGGTGATGCCTCAATTTCTGCATATGGAGCAGCCATTTACTCACTCACAAGCAAGCATG ACCTCAATCCTTCTGATTGTTTGAGTCGAGGTGTAAAACCTAGTGAACTACAAAGTAACCAACTGTGGTGGTGCGGACCTACTAGCATGTCTGATCCAGAGTATAAATTCACCGATGATAGTAATAATGTACCTGACAACTTACCGGAGATCAAGCATGCTGATGGTTCCAAGCCG AACCGTCCTAAATGGAAGGCCGCCTTGCCTAATATTAAAGTAGGTGCTCTAGTTATCTTGCGTGAAATAGATACTCCGCCTATGACTTGGCCTATGGCTAGAGTTACCAAGGTTTTTCCAGGTCAGGATGGAAAGATAAGAGCCTTAGAAGTAAAAAAGGCTAATG CTAACTCTAACTACAAAATAACTCCCAAAGAATCCGGTCCCGTCCACTACAATCTCCAATCCTTGAAGATCCTAACATTTACTTAA